The region ACTGTGTTTCCACCTACCTTATACAAAAATGGGTTTGAAGGCGTTAAAACCAGTTCTGGAAGAAGGCACCAGCGAAGATAAAGAGCGATTATTAAACCATTATCAAAAGAGTATCGGCTACAATAAAGTAGTTGGAAATATTTATACCGGCTCCCTATACCTCAGCTTGCTTTCTTTATTAGAACAAAAAGAAAAACTAGCTGCTGGATCAAGAATCGGGTTATTCAGTTATGGTTCCGGTGCAGTAGGAGAATTCTTTACTGGGATTTTACAGCCGGATTATCAGAAACACTTAAATACCAACCAACATACAGAAATGCTGGCAGCAAGAAGAGAAGTTAGTGTGGCAGAATATGAAGTAATTTTTCAACAAACTTTGCCTGTTGATGGTTCAAACCTACTATCTGAAACGGAAAAAGATTCTGCAGCTATTTGTTTAGCAGGTATTGTAAACAACCAACGCCAATACATCAATAAAACAGCAGAAAAATAAAACAAAAAAACCCCGTCAAATGGAACGATTTGGCGGGGTTTCAATTTGTTATTAAGGAATAGGGTTGCCAGCAGTTCGATAAATGTTATACCATTCTTCACGAGATAGAACCATTTCTGAAGCTTGAGCATATTGTTTTAACCGCTCAGGCGTCATGGTTCCCACAATTGTTTGAATCCGAGCAGGGTGACGTAAAATCCATGCAACAGCAGTTCCGGAATTATCTAATCCGTACTTTTCACCGATTTCTTTCAGTTTAGCGTTTATTTCCGGATAAGCATCATTATCAATGAATACTCCGCCTTCAGCTTTAACAGGAGACCAAGCTTGGATAGTCATATCCTTCAGCCGGCTGTAGTCCAAGACACTTCCATCGCGGTTGATTGCATTTTCATGTTTAGTATTTACATTGATTCCAGCATCTATTATTCCTGTATGCATCACACTCAATTGTAATTGGTTGACGATTAAATCTTGCTCAATGGTTTTTTTCAACAGATCAATCTGCATGGGATTATGATTGCTGACTCCAAAGTGCCGAACCTTCCCGCTTTTTTCCAACTCATTGAAAGCTTCAGCTACTTCTTCTGGTTCGACTAAAGCATCCGGACGGTGCAGCAGGAGAATATCAAGATAATCTGTTTTTAAACGGCTCAGACTTTCGTTAACAGACTGAATGATATGTTTCTTTGAAAAATCATAATAACCAGTACGTATCCCCACTTTGCTTTGAATGATCATTTTATCTCTGATGGAGGACCGCAAATCGACTGCTTCAGAAAAAACTTCCTCTGATTTGCCTTTGCCGTAAATATCAGCATGGTCAAAAAAATTGACTCCTAAATCCAAAGCATTTTGAACAACAGCTGTCGCCTCTTTAGCCGTTAATCGATTCATTGACATACAGCCTAATCCGATATTCGAAACCATTAAATCACTAGTACCTAATTGTATTTTTTTCATTGTTTATTTCTCCTTTATCCAGTATTTATTGACGAAACTTTTAGTATTTAATAAATAGGCCTTCAAAAGTATACCATTAGTTAGAAAGCGGATACAACTGTCTGCCTTTGTTTGTTTGTGGATAAATAAAATGAACAGATGGTTAGCTGTTCATTTTATTTTTTAGATATTCCTATCCCAATTAATAAATATTTCACAAAAGTGTTGACAGAATAAATGGATAAGATTATAGTAGTAACTGAAGGTAGCTACTAACTAATGTGATTTATTTCACTAAAGAAGGAGGCAAGATAATGGAAAACATCTTGTTGGTCTTGAAAGAATACCATTTTTCAGAATATGAAATCCTTGTATACATCACTTTATTAAAAAAGAGCAATCAAACTGGATACGAAATCAGTAAAAATTCTAGTGTGCCTCGCTCAAAAGTATATAACCTATTAGAGATTTTATTAAAAAAGGGGATAGTTATTGGCAGTAAAACAGAGCCGGTTCGTTATCAAGCAATTTCTGCGCAAGAATTAGTAGATAAACTAAGAAAAAAAACAAAAACTGATTTTGAGGTAATTGAAGAAATTCTAGGAAGTATTCAAGAAATGGAAGAAACAGAAACCTTATGGAACTTATCGGAGTATGACCAAGTAATAGAAAAAATACTGCAATTAATTGAAAAAGCACAAGAAGACATTTACTTACAAGTATGGGAAGAAGACTTGTCAGAAGAAATGGTTGAACGATTAAAACAAGCCGAACAACGAATAGAGAAATTTGTAGTTATTTTATTTAGCGCCCAACATCATTATGAATTGCCCTTCAACCGGTTTTACAAACACGGTTTCGAAGCAGACAAACTTGATGATTATGGAAGCCGTTGGATCAATGTTGTAGCGGATTCTCAAGAAGTTGTTTATGGTACTTTACCTAAAGAACAACCCGATGTTATCTGGACTCGTAATCATTCTATGGTGAAACTAGCTAAAGAATACATTATCCATGATGCTTATAATCTGCGGATGATTGAACAATTAGAAGACCCGGCCATGCAAGTATTTGGACGAGATTTAAATCACATTAGAAAAATTTATGAAAAATAAAAAATTTGGAGGAAACTAAAATGACTACAGTATTATTAACCTTGATTGTGATTGTCAATTTGTTTTTTGTGGCTGCATTTGTGAAGGATTTAATAAGGAATAAAAATGAAATGATGAATGAACCGGCAAACACTATTGCATTATCTTTTACATCGTTTTTTACTTTTTTGCTTTCTACTTTTGGCATTTCAGATTTTGCTATTGGAACGGTATTATACCAAAAATTAAAATGGGTTCCATTAAAAAAACTGCCTGGTACGTTAAACGCTCAATGTGTTATTCCAGTTGCCGCAATGGCTCTTTCTTATATTACTTCCATTGATGTAGGAATCAAGACTTTGGCTGTTTGTATCATCAGTCAAGTGATTGGTGCGTATATAGGACCACGTTTTGTAGTGAAGTTACCGGAAAAAACCATCAAACAGTTTGTTTCAATTGGTTTGACAATAGCTGCCCTGTTGATATTGGCAGGAAAGTTCAATTTAATTTCTTCTAACGGAACAGCAACTGAATTGTACGGTATAAAATTAGCAGCAGCCGGTATTTTATTATTTGTGTATGGTGCGTTAAATAATATTGGAATTGGATCATATGCGTTAACAATGGCAACTATTTATGCTTTGGGCATGAATCCCGCAGCTGCATTTCCAATCATGATGGGGGCTTGTACATTCTCAGTTCCAATCGGCAGCATGCAATTTGTAAAATTCGGTGAATACAGCCGTAAAATAACGTTGTTCGCTTCTACTTTCGGAGTGCTTGGAGTATTAACAGCTGTTTACTTTGTAAAATCATTAAATACAAGTATGTTACAATGGTTAGTCATTGTAGTCTTATTGTATACAGCAGTCAGCATGATGATGGAACTACGTAAATCGAAAAGAAGTATTGCAAATGAAGGAATTTAAAAAGGAGCGAAAAAAATGATTATTTTGACTAAAGAAGATATGCAAAAGGTATTCTCAATGAAAGAAGCCATTGAAGCAGATAAAGAAGCTTTACGTCTCTTCTCTGAAGGACAGAGTACCGTACCGTTACGAACAAATATTGATATACCAGCATATGAAGGCCAAAGTCTTTATATGCCGGCCTATGTAGGTGGCGAAAATCAAGCTTTAGGAGTGAAAATCGTTTCCGTTTATCCAAATAATATTCACAAAAAATTGCCGAGTGTGCCAGCTACGATGGTCGTTCTCAATTCAGAAACAGGCATGGTAGAAGCAGTAATGGATGGAACGTATTTGACACAACTGCGTACAGGAGCAGTTCAAGGAGCAGCAACGGATATACTAGCAAGAAAAGATGCTGAAATTGCTGCATTATTTGGGACTGGCGGACAAGCCGTTACACAACTTGAAGCGATGCTGACAGTTCGTCCGTTGAAAGAAGTTCGGATCTTTGACGTAGATCAAGACCGTTGTCAGAAATTTGTAGAAGAAATGTCAGAAAAATTTTCGGCTTTCGGAACCAAAATGACGGCTGTAAAATCTGCTGAAGAAGCTGTCTCAGGAGCAGATATCATTACTTCTGTGACCACTTCTAAACAAGCAACATTTGAAGGGAAATTTGTTAAAGAAGGAGCCCATATTAATGGAGTTGGAGCTTACACTCCTGAAATGCATGAAATTCCTGCAGACATTATTGTGAAAGCAAATAAAGTTATATTCGATACAACTGAAGGTGTGCTGGCAGAAGCTGGAGATATCATAACACCGTTAGAAAAAGGAATAGTTGAAAGAAGCCATTATCAAGGAGACTTAGGAGAAGTCATGCTGGGAAAAATCAAGGGTCGCGAAAGCGATACAGAAATCACTGTCTTTAAAACAGTCGGAACAGCTGTATTAGATGTTGTGACAGCTGAGAAAATCCTGCAAAAAGCTATAGCTCAAAAAGTTGGAACAGAAATCAATATGTAATGAACAGAAAAGAGAGTCTGGGGCTTGTCCCAGACTCTCTAATGATTTAATTTTAAAATAGTTATTCTGGAATGTCTCTTTGTTGATCGGTCCCTGGAGAAATGGGCATACTTGGGTTTTCAGTTGGGTGGTTTCCACCATATGAACCATCTGATTCTTTAAGTGGAATGCCACCAACGGTTGCTTCAGCGTCATTATTTTCATTAGTCGGCACGTCAGAATGAGCAGCTGAATATTCGCCTACATTCGGAACCGTGTTATTATTTTGACCTTGAATAGGTCTGCGACTAGTCTTATTGTTTGTCTGGATAGTGTCAGATTCCAATGCTTCTTCAACAAGAATGACGTAACCGCCATTTTTAATCGCTTTATTGTAGCGTTCAGTAATAGCTGGATCTAGGTTGTACTTGCCAAGCGGATTCTTAGCATCTCCGTCAGTGAAAACATCTCTGGCTCGATCCCAGATAGATTGGTGATTTTCTCCAGTTACCGTATCAACATCAGCAATAGTTAAACTTTCAATTGCGCCTTTATTTTCTTTATAGGTTACAACCGTAATATCATCGGCTGCATATCCCTCGACCAACAAGTGTTCGACTTCTGCTGCGGCTTCTTCAACGGACTGGTATGCACTTTTAAAAAATTTTGGCATATTGTTTTCCTCCTAATAGCATATTGTTGTCTACACACTTATCATACCAAATAAAGAAAGGGCTCCCAAATATAAAAGCTTATGGAGAATAAAAAAAGCTTTGAATAGTCTAAAAAAAGAAAAGCCCTAATAAAAAGTTAAAAATAAAAGAGCTATGGTTGGACAAGTACTATTCTTTTGATTATACTAATTATAAAGTGATAAACACTTTAATATTTTATTAGGAGGAAGAAGAACATGGCTCAAACGAATACCGAAGTAAAAAGTACATTGAATAATCTGGTGGCAACTCATGGGGTTTTCATTACAAAATTGTACCAACATCATTTTTACGTACAAGGACCGCACTTCTTTACACTTCACATAAAATTTGAAGATTTATACAAAGAAACAACAGAACACTTTGATGAATTAGCAGAACGCTTGCTGGCAATCGGCGGTAAACCTTATGCTACATTACAAGAATTTTTGGAACATTCTTCTATTAAAGAAAGACCTTATACAGAAAAAGTGCCTGCAGAAGAGATGGTGGTCTCTGTGGTAGCAGATTTCCGTATTTTAAGAGATGACTTGGCAGCTGCTATTACGTTGACTGGTGAAGAAGGCGACGATGTCACACAAGATATATTAATTGCCTACAAAACAGAAGTTGACAAAAATATCTGGATGTTACAAGCTTTCCTTGGTAAAGACCCGTTGGAAGGCGAGTAAGACTAACTTAATAAACGACTTTATAAAAGCAGCGGATTTTTTCTCCGCTGCTTTTACTTATGGAAAAAAATGATAACTGAAGGATGATGCGGAATGGAAGCGCAGTCGTATTAATTGTGTCTCCTATCATTTATTAGTATAATAAAAATTGTACAGATAGATTGTATTTTATTATTATACTAAGGAGTGGTAAAGTTATGAGTAAATTTGTCAAAGGTAGTTACGAAACGGCATCAGCAGCTCAGCGAGCTATTGACGAATTAGTGGCTGAAGGATACTCGAAAAAAGATATCACATTAGTTACGAATAAAGACATGAGTACTACTGTTCAAGATGAAGGCGTAGAAGTTACGACAAAAACAGATGTCGATCATGACGATGAATCAATGTGGGAAAAAATAAAAGATGCTTTTCGTATTGATCCTTATGATGAAACACCTGGGGACAATGATGATGTATTAGCTGATTATACAGATGATATCCGCAATGGCAGCATTGTTGTTTTAGTAGATGGAATTAAAAATGATACCGCTGATTCACCATCAATGGATGATACGACGATGCCAAACACACCAACGTCCGGAATGACAGAACCGATGGGAACAACTGATTTTGTTGATCCGACAGATACCGTCAGTTCAACGGGAGTGAATCCATCAATGGATGCTGCATCAGATACGATTGGAACAGATGACACAAATCAATCAGTGCCGCCAGCAGATTGGGGAGGAGCCACTCAAGATATGACTCATGATACCGATATGGGCGTAGCACCAGATAATAGCACAGTGGACAATACGGCAAGCAAGGATCTTTCAGACAAAGAAAAAATTAAATTACAAGAAGAAAAATTAGACGTAGACACGAAAGAAGTTCAAACTGGGGAAGTTCATGTAGATAAAGTGGTAACAGAAGAAACACAAACTGTTGAAGTACCTGTTAAGCATGAAGAAGTAAGAGTTGAAAGACGCCCAGTTACGGATGGAGAAACTGCTGATGAGGCAGATTTGAAAGATGAATCCTTCACTGTTCCAGTGGTTGAAGAACAAATAGAAGTGCATAAACGTCCTGTTGTAACAGAAGAAGTAATGATCGATAAAGACACCAAAGAAGATGTTAAACATGTTTCTGAAGAAGTTCGTAAAGAAGATATAGATATCCACATTGACGGAGATGTTCAAATCGAAGATAACGATAAAGATAAACTATAATAAGTAAAGAAAGTTTTTTTTAAAAATTGGACATGAAGACACAACCTAGTGATAGAAGCAGGTTGTGTCTTCTTTTTCGTTTCTATTCCAATCTGCTTCGTTGATGGTATACTAAGAAGGCGAATGAACAAAAGGAGAGGTTTTGGATGGCGAGAGAGAAAAAATTTTCAACAGAAGATATTTATGAAGAGACACATCAACTTTTAATGTCAGTCGGCTATGATAAATTTTCATTTGGTTTATTGGCCAGCTCATTGAATGTTTCAAGAGCAGCTATTTACAAATATTATACCAATAAAGATGAATTGATTTATGATTATATGATTTCAGAAATGGAGCAAATGGTTGACGCTCTTGAAAAGCTAGATTGGGCTGCTGATTATTTTGCTCAATTTCAACAGTTATTTGCTTTAATTTTTGAATACAGTGATATTCACCAAATCTCTTTCATGATTCCTGGCGATCGAATTGCCAATGAAGAGAAAATGAAAGAGAAAAAACAGCAATCGCAAGTACTGCACAAACGTTTTTTTGAACAGATTCAAACTTTTATTCAAACAGGACAGCAAAAAGGGCATATAAAAAATACCATACCCGAAAGCTTAATTATTGAGCTCATTTTTCACAGTGTAACGATTCCTAATCGGACTGGTCTTTCGCAAGAAAAACGAGCAGATTATTTGCAAGAAATTATTTGTCAGGGGATTTTTAATAAATAAAGTGACACGAGTGTAACTTTGGGTTATAATGAAGTTACAACTTGCAAGTTAGTTTATTTGAAAAGAGGCTGACAAAATGTTTTTAGCACTAAAAGAATTAAGATATTCAAAAGGCCGTTTTCTGATGATCAGTTTGATCATTGTTCTAATCTCTTGGCTAGTCTTCTTTCTAGCAGGATTAGGGAACGGCTTATCCGACTTAGGAGCGGCTACTTTGAAGTATGCCGATGTAGATTATGCGGTGTATGAAGAAAAGTCCGATTTTACTTTTTCAAAATCAATGATATCGGAATCCATAGCAGATGATTTACTGAAAGAAGACGGAGTCAAAGCGGTAGCTCCATTTGGCACAGCATCTGCTTCCATTCGTAACGCGGGAAGCGATAAAGAAGCAGCTTCGAAAGTCGACGTTTTAATTGCTGGCATCCGTCCTGGATCCTTTATGGAGCCTAAAGTGACGTCTGGCACTGCTTTAAAAGAAACAGATTCATTGGGCGTGATTGCAGATGACTCTTTGAAAGCAGAAGGGTTTAAACTAGGCGATGACTTAACTATTAGCGGTTCTAATGAAAAAATGAAGATCGTTGGTTTCACTAAGAATCAAACGCTAAGTCATCAACCGGTTGTCTTTACTTCATTAGATAAATTTCGAGATTATAAGTATGCAGCTCCTGGTTCAGACAACGGAATCAAAGATGTTGTAAACAGCATCATGGTTCAAGGAAAAGACAGCGACCCTGAAAAAATAGCACAAGATGTGGAAAACATTGAAGTAGGTACAAAAAAAGAAGTCATCAATGCGGTTCCAGGATATGCGGCAGAAAATGGAACGATCACAATGATGTTAGGTTTCTTGATCGTTATTTCAGCTATTGTGATTGCAGTTTTCTTTTACATCTTGACGAATCAAAAAACACAGCAATTTGGCGTGATGAAAGCAATTGGCGGCAGCAACTGGTTTGTCATTAAATCCGTGATCTCACAAGTCTTTATTTTATCTGTCATCAGTATTCTTGTGGGTGTAGGCTTAACTTATGCAACAGCAGCTATCCTGCCCGATTCAATGCCATTTAACTTAGTGAATTCGCTTGTTATTTCTTATAGTTTGATTTTACTGGCTATCAGTGTAGTGAGTTCATTCTTTTCTGTTTTAAAAATTGCAAAAATTGATCCGTTAACAGCTTTAGGGAGGGTGGAATAATGGCAGGTCTACAATTAAAAAACGTTTCAAAATTCTACCAAGAAGGTGAATTTAAAACGACTGCATTAGAAAATGTTTCTTTATCCGTCATACCTGGTGAGTTTATTGCGATCATTGGACCGTCTGGCTCGGGTAAAAGCACCTTTTTATCTATTTCAGGTGCGTTGTTACAGCCATCTGAAGGAGAAGTTTTTGTGAATGAAGTAGCGGTTTCGACATTAAAAGAAAAAGAATTGTCAAAAGTCCGTTTACAACAAATTGGCTTTATCTTACAAACCTCCAATCTTATTCCTTATTTAACGGTTTTAGATCAACTGCTGGTCGTGAAAAAAATGAGCGGATCTGTAACAGCTGAAGATAAAAAGTTTGCAGAAGATTTGTTGAATGATTTAGGATTAGCTAGCAAATTGAAGAAATTTCCAAATGAGTTATCTGGTGGAGAGCGTCAGAGAGTTGCTATTGCTCGCTCTTTTATGAATGACCCTGATCTTATTTTAGCTGATGAACCTACAGCAAACCTGGATACAAAACGTGCACATGAAGTCGTGAAGCTGATTGCAGAAGAAGTTAAAGCACGCGGGAAAGCTGCTATCATGGTAACGCACGATGAACGGATGTTAACGTATTGTGATCGAGTATATCGAATCGAAGACGGTGTGCTAACACAAGAACAGTAGGGAAAAGTCTAAGCAATAAAGGATCCATTTTCCGAAAATGAATTATTCTGATAGATGACCCATAAATATTGGGTGGTTTATTAGAATCTTTCTTTTAGGAAATTAAGAACATCTCGAAGATTAAAAAAATAGAACAGCTTACTGCTATTATAGTATGATCCACGCTCTATTAGTGCGTGAGAATTTTTTTGGAATTCAAAGTAACTTTTCTGGTAAGATTTCTTTGAGACAGGTAAGATAGAAATGAAAAAAGATTCTTATTATCTTTGTGAAAAAATTAACCGTTTTTCTTGTATTATTATTGTAATTATGCTTAGAAAGCTTATAATGGAAAATAGAGTTTAATTTTTGAACTATAAAACCTTAGCTATTTAAGTGAGGGTAAATTTTTGGAGGAGGTTTTTAAAGTGAGTTTTGATATTCTTTCACTCGCTCGTTTTCAGTTTGCTATGACAACTGTGTTTCACTTTTTCTTTGTGCCGCTGTCAATCGGACTTGGGTTAACTGTTGCTATTATGGAAACTATTTATGTCATCAAAAAAGATAAGATGTATAAAGACATGGCAAAATTCTGGGGAAATATTTTCTTGTTAAGTTTTGCAGTGGGAGTTGTTACCGGTCTGATCCAAGAATTCCAGTTTGGAATGAACTGGTCTGATTATTCCCGTTTTGTCGGTGATATTTTCGGTTCTTTATTAGCCATGGAAGCTTTAATGGCATTTTTCTTGGAATCCACTTTTATTGGCCTATGGATATTCGGCTGGGACAAATTCAATAAAAAAGTCCATGCCTTATTTATGTGGTTGGTTGTTGTAGGAGCCATGCTTTCAGCATTCTGGATCTTAGTAGCCAATAGTTTCATGCAACACCCAGTAGGCTACACAATCAATAATGGCCGTGCTGAATTGAACAATTTTGGTGTATTGCTTTCTAATCCAAAAGTTTGGTATGAATTTACTCATGTACTATTTGGAGCAGTTCTTCTTGGTGGATTTTTCGTTGCCGGTCTTGCAGCATTTAGATTGATTGCCAAAAAAGACATCGAATTCAATCGGAAATCGCTGAATTTAGGTTTAATAATTGGTTTAGTCGGAACTGTTTTATCTATTGGAGCTGGAGATTTACAAACAAAAGCATTAGTAGCAGATCAACCGATGAAATTCGCTGCAACAGAAGGTCTCTATGAAGATTCAGGCGATCCTGCTTCTTGGACGCTCATTGGATTACAAGATACGGATAAAAAAGAAACAACTTGGTCCCTTGAAATTCCTTATATGTTGAGTATCTTGTCTTA is a window of Carnobacterium mobile DSM 4848 DNA encoding:
- a CDS encoding cytochrome ubiquinol oxidase subunit I, with the translated sequence MSFDILSLARFQFAMTTVFHFFFVPLSIGLGLTVAIMETIYVIKKDKMYKDMAKFWGNIFLLSFAVGVVTGLIQEFQFGMNWSDYSRFVGDIFGSLLAMEALMAFFLESTFIGLWIFGWDKFNKKVHALFMWLVVVGAMLSAFWILVANSFMQHPVGYTINNGRAELNNFGVLLSNPKVWYEFTHVLFGAVLLGGFFVAGLAAFRLIAKKDIEFNRKSLNLGLIIGLVGTVLSIGAGDLQTKALVADQPMKFAATEGLYEDSGDPASWTLIGLQDTDKKETTWSLEIPYMLSILSYNKPSGSIKGMNTINKELTAEHGDMDYYPPVKTLFWSFRVMVGSGMFLALVAILGLWFSLRKKTLMNMKWLLYVIGFSLFLPFLANTTGWLITELGRYPWTVYGLYTMADSVSPNVSVASLMTSNIVYFLLFSGLGGVMAYFVKKEMNHGPYHIQESENEINRKSDDPFEKEAFK
- a CDS encoding ABC transporter ATP-binding protein, which produces MAGLQLKNVSKFYQEGEFKTTALENVSLSVIPGEFIAIIGPSGSGKSTFLSISGALLQPSEGEVFVNEVAVSTLKEKELSKVRLQQIGFILQTSNLIPYLTVLDQLLVVKKMSGSVTAEDKKFAEDLLNDLGLASKLKKFPNELSGGERQRVAIARSFMNDPDLILADEPTANLDTKRAHEVVKLIAEEVKARGKAAIMVTHDERMLTYCDRVYRIEDGVLTQEQ
- a CDS encoding ornithine cyclodeaminase family protein — encoded protein: MIILTKEDMQKVFSMKEAIEADKEALRLFSEGQSTVPLRTNIDIPAYEGQSLYMPAYVGGENQALGVKIVSVYPNNIHKKLPSVPATMVVLNSETGMVEAVMDGTYLTQLRTGAVQGAATDILARKDAEIAALFGTGGQAVTQLEAMLTVRPLKEVRIFDVDQDRCQKFVEEMSEKFSAFGTKMTAVKSAEEAVSGADIITSVTTSKQATFEGKFVKEGAHINGVGAYTPEMHEIPADIIVKANKVIFDTTEGVLAEAGDIITPLEKGIVERSHYQGDLGEVMLGKIKGRESDTEITVFKTVGTAVLDVVTAEKILQKAIAQKVGTEINM
- a CDS encoding sulfite exporter TauE/SafE family protein, translated to MTTVLLTLIVIVNLFFVAAFVKDLIRNKNEMMNEPANTIALSFTSFFTFLLSTFGISDFAIGTVLYQKLKWVPLKKLPGTLNAQCVIPVAAMALSYITSIDVGIKTLAVCIISQVIGAYIGPRFVVKLPEKTIKQFVSIGLTIAALLILAGKFNLISSNGTATELYGIKLAAAGILLFVYGALNNIGIGSYALTMATIYALGMNPAAAFPIMMGACTFSVPIGSMQFVKFGEYSRKITLFASTFGVLGVLTAVYFVKSLNTSMLQWLVIVVLLYTAVSMMMELRKSKRSIANEGI
- a CDS encoding Dps family protein, producing the protein MAQTNTEVKSTLNNLVATHGVFITKLYQHHFYVQGPHFFTLHIKFEDLYKETTEHFDELAERLLAIGGKPYATLQEFLEHSSIKERPYTEKVPAEEMVVSVVADFRILRDDLAAAITLTGEEGDDVTQDILIAYKTEVDKNIWMLQAFLGKDPLEGE
- a CDS encoding TrmB family transcriptional regulator gives rise to the protein MENILLVLKEYHFSEYEILVYITLLKKSNQTGYEISKNSSVPRSKVYNLLEILLKKGIVIGSKTEPVRYQAISAQELVDKLRKKTKTDFEVIEEILGSIQEMEETETLWNLSEYDQVIEKILQLIEKAQEDIYLQVWEEDLSEEMVERLKQAEQRIEKFVVILFSAQHHYELPFNRFYKHGFEADKLDDYGSRWINVVADSQEVVYGTLPKEQPDVIWTRNHSMVKLAKEYIIHDAYNLRMIEQLEDPAMQVFGRDLNHIRKIYEK
- a CDS encoding aldo/keto reductase, whose product is MKKIQLGTSDLMVSNIGLGCMSMNRLTAKEATAVVQNALDLGVNFFDHADIYGKGKSEEVFSEAVDLRSSIRDKMIIQSKVGIRTGYYDFSKKHIIQSVNESLSRLKTDYLDILLLHRPDALVEPEEVAEAFNELEKSGKVRHFGVSNHNPMQIDLLKKTIEQDLIVNQLQLSVMHTGIIDAGINVNTKHENAINRDGSVLDYSRLKDMTIQAWSPVKAEGGVFIDNDAYPEINAKLKEIGEKYGLDNSGTAVAWILRHPARIQTIVGTMTPERLKQYAQASEMVLSREEWYNIYRTAGNPIP
- a CDS encoding general stress protein, which codes for MPKFFKSAYQSVEEAAAEVEHLLVEGYAADDITVVTYKENKGAIESLTIADVDTVTGENHQSIWDRARDVFTDGDAKNPLGKYNLDPAITERYNKAIKNGGYVILVEEALESDTIQTNNKTSRRPIQGQNNNTVPNVGEYSAAHSDVPTNENNDAEATVGGIPLKESDGSYGGNHPTENPSMPISPGTDQQRDIPE
- a CDS encoding YsnF/AvaK domain-containing protein; translation: MSKFVKGSYETASAAQRAIDELVAEGYSKKDITLVTNKDMSTTVQDEGVEVTTKTDVDHDDESMWEKIKDAFRIDPYDETPGDNDDVLADYTDDIRNGSIVVLVDGIKNDTADSPSMDDTTMPNTPTSGMTEPMGTTDFVDPTDTVSSTGVNPSMDAASDTIGTDDTNQSVPPADWGGATQDMTHDTDMGVAPDNSTVDNTASKDLSDKEKIKLQEEKLDVDTKEVQTGEVHVDKVVTEETQTVEVPVKHEEVRVERRPVTDGETADEADLKDESFTVPVVEEQIEVHKRPVVTEEVMIDKDTKEDVKHVSEEVRKEDIDIHIDGDVQIEDNDKDKL
- a CDS encoding TetR/AcrR family transcriptional regulator; this encodes MAREKKFSTEDIYEETHQLLMSVGYDKFSFGLLASSLNVSRAAIYKYYTNKDELIYDYMISEMEQMVDALEKLDWAADYFAQFQQLFALIFEYSDIHQISFMIPGDRIANEEKMKEKKQQSQVLHKRFFEQIQTFIQTGQQKGHIKNTIPESLIIELIFHSVTIPNRTGLSQEKRADYLQEIICQGIFNK
- a CDS encoding ABC transporter permease; its protein translation is MFLALKELRYSKGRFLMISLIIVLISWLVFFLAGLGNGLSDLGAATLKYADVDYAVYEEKSDFTFSKSMISESIADDLLKEDGVKAVAPFGTASASIRNAGSDKEAASKVDVLIAGIRPGSFMEPKVTSGTALKETDSLGVIADDSLKAEGFKLGDDLTISGSNEKMKIVGFTKNQTLSHQPVVFTSLDKFRDYKYAAPGSDNGIKDVVNSIMVQGKDSDPEKIAQDVENIEVGTKKEVINAVPGYAAENGTITMMLGFLIVISAIVIAVFFYILTNQKTQQFGVMKAIGGSNWFVIKSVISQVFILSVISILVGVGLTYATAAILPDSMPFNLVNSLVISYSLILLAISVVSSFFSVLKIAKIDPLTALGRVE